One Thunnus maccoyii chromosome 14, fThuMac1.1, whole genome shotgun sequence genomic window carries:
- the LOC121911546 gene encoding inhibitor of nuclear factor kappa-B kinase subunit alpha-like → MERAALKQSQLCGSWEMKERLGMGGFGHVYLYQHLESGEKIAVKLCRLELNSKNRDRWSREIQIMKKLNHVNVVQAREVPEELSSIALNDLPLLAMEHCSRGDLRKVLNKPENCCGLKESEVLSLLSDIGSGIQYLHENKIIHRDLKPENIVLQEIGGKLVHKIIDLGYAKDLDQGSLCTSFVGTLQYLAPELFESKPYTVTVDYWSFGTVIFECTCGFRPFLHHMQPVQWTSKVKNKGPKDIIAVEDMNGEVRFSTHLPYPNNLSRPLLEPVESLLQMLLLWDPATRGGGLDPDTNKPHCYTALQNILNMKVIHVLDMTSAQLHSLVLGSEESLHSLQLRLETHTQSHISPLSQELLLETGISLDPRRPPAHCLPDGLRGWDSSIVFLFDKSLTKYSGPLTARPLPDSVNFIVRETKTQLPLAALRKVWGEAVSYICGLKEDYIRLYQGQRAAMLSLLRYNTNLTRYKNLLFSQSQQLRAKLAFFKTSIQHDLEQYTKQRHTGISSEKMLKTWEENEDKADGFTKVADVGYLDEEIVALHSEIVELQRSPFARKQGDVMEQLEEKAIELYKQLKAKCKSPDPPHGYSDSSDMVKTILQTVQNQDRVLKDLYTHLSTILVCKQRIVDLFPKLERAVENIKTAEAAVMQMQMKRQKEFWYLLKIACAQSNSPSQSLMQRSSDGETVHQLLDDNQRYLSQLTSLLQDATQEMEHSVMDEDWSWTQYGAVKARSQEL, encoded by the exons ATGGAGCGTGCAGCACTTAAACAGAGCCAGCTGTGTGGCTCATGGGAGATGAAGGAGAGACTTGGGATGGGAGGCTTTGGGCACGTCTACCTGTATCAGCACCTT GAGTCTGGAGAAAAGATTGCTGTGAAACTTTGCCGCCTAGAGCTGAACTCCAAGAACAGAGATCGCTGGAGCAGAGAGATCCAGATCATGAAGAA gTTGAACCATGTAAATGTTGTTCAGGCCAGAGAAGTTCCAGAGGAGTTGAGTTCGATTGCTCTAAATGACCTACCTCTGCTGGCCATGGAGCATTGCTCCAGAGGAGACCTACGCAAG GTTTTGAATAAACCAGAAAACTGTTGTGGACTAAAGGAAAGTGAAGTCCTCTCGCTGCTCAGTGATATAG GTTCTGGTATCCAGTATCTCCATGAAAACAAGATCATCCACAGAGACCTAAAGCCGGAGAACATAGTTCTACAGGAGATTGGTGGGAAG CTTGTCCATAAAATCATTGATCTGGGTTATGCAAAAGACCTGGACCAGGGCAGTCTCTGTACATCCTTTGTTGGAACTCTCCAGTATCTG GCTCCAGAGCTGTTTGAAAGTAAACCCTACACTGTAACTGTCGACTACTGGAGCTTTGGGACAGTGATATTTGAATGCACTTGTGGCTTTCGTCCCTTTTTACACCATATGCAGCCTGTACAGTG GACAAGCAAAGTGAAGAACAAAGGTCCCAAAGACATCATAGCAGTAGAGGACATGAATGGAGAAGTCAGATTCTCGACACATCTTCCATATCCCAACAATCTCAGCAG gccGCTGCTGGAGCCAGTTGAGTCTCTTCTGCAGATGCTGTTACTGTGGGACCCTGCAACACGTGGTGGAGGGTTGGATCCTGACACAAACAAGCCGCACTGCTACACCGCTCTGCAGAATATCCTCAACATGAAG GTGATCCATGTGTTGGACATGACATCAGCCCAGCTGCACTCCTTGGTTCTGGGTTCTGAAGAGAGCTTACACTCCCTCCAGCTTCGTCTGgagacacacactcagtcacacaTCTCCCCGCTGAGTCAGGAACTGCTGTTAGAGACGGGAATCTCCCTTGACCCACGCAGACCGCCTGCACACTGCCTGCCAGATGGGTTG CGAGGGTGGGACAGCTCCATAGTCTTCCTTTTTGATAAGAGTCTGACCAAGTACTCTGGGCCACTGACTGCCAGACCTCTGCCAGACAGTGTCAACTTTATAG TCAGGGAGACCAAGACGCAACTCCCACTGGCTGCACTGAGGAAGGTGTGGGGAGAGGCAGTCAGCTACATCTGTGGGCTGAAAGAAGACTACATACGTCTGTACCAGGGACAGAGGGCTGCTAT GCTGAGTTTGCTGCGTTACAACACCAACTTGACGCGGTACAAGAACCTGCTGTTCTCCCAGTCGCAGCAGCTCCGAGCCAAACTGGCTTTCTTTAAGACCAGCATCCAGCACGACCTTGAGCAATACACCAAGCAGAGACACACCGGCATCT CTTCAGAAAAAATGCTGAAGACGTGGGAGGAAAATGAAGACAAGGCTGATGGGTTTACAAAG GTTGCAGACGTGGGGTATCTTGATGAAGAGATAGTGGCTCTACATTCTGAGATTGTGGAGTTGCAGAGGAGTCCGTTTGCGAGGAAACAAGGGGATGTAATGGAGCAGCT TGAGGAAAAAGCTATTGAACTCTACAAGCAACTGAAAGCTAAATGCAAAA GTCCTGACCCTCCACATGGCTACAGTGACAGCTCGGACATGGTGAAGACCATACTCCAAACGGTTCAGAACCAGGACCGAGTGCTGAAGGACTTGTACACTCACCTGAG cACAATTCTGGTGTGTAAGCAACGCATCGTTGATTTGTTCCCAAAGTTGGAGAGGGCGGTAGAGAACATAAAAACGGCAGAGGCAGCAGTGATGCAGATGCaaatgaagagacagaaagagttCTGGTACCTCCTCAAGATTGCCTGT GCGCAGAGCAATTCTCCATCGCAGTCTTTAATGCAACGGTCCAGTGACGG TGAAACTGTTCATCAATTACTGGATGACAATCAGCGTTATCTGAGTCAACTAACTTCTCTGCTGCAAGACGCTACCCAGGAGATGGAGCACAGTGTTATG GATGAGGACTGGAGCTGGACTCAGTATGGAGCAGTGAAAGCTCGATCACAGGAGCTATAA
- the plaua gene encoding plasminogen activator, urokinase a yields MKLLVILIILAAMNVNVVFSRRWSKNRALKPRGLNGESCQSGDGSSYRGTVSKSGRGKRCLNWDQFQNPWGASKGIGEHNYCRNPNQVLMPWCRVIREGRVVREFCKIPKCPTSTDNHPTAEDTELTCGERSEQRLNKIVGGSFIPIKSQPWVAAIYKNRSGFLCGGSLISPCWVLTAAHCFEDGEKTDIKRLSVYLGKSAINDTDAIREQKFTVEKLIVHQKYDDNNYDHDIALLKIRTRDGRCAVRSASARTVCLPPPHTHLPAGFRCSIAGFGRERFGAWHYSQLLKQAEVKLISQTDCKSDLFYGDRVTDNMLCAGSPDWSTDACGGDSGGPLVCEASGRMFLFGVVSWGIGCAKKNNPGVYTQVSNYNKWIEDITGLPRYTAGVMYPRK; encoded by the exons ATGAAACTATTagtcatcctcatcatccttgCAGCAATGAATGTTAATGTG GTTTTCTCACGACGGTGGTCTAAAAATAGAGCGCTGAAACCTCGAGGCCTTAATGGAG AGAGTTGTCAGTCCGGCGATGGGAGCAGTTACAGGGGAACTGTTTCCAAGTCAGGTCGCGGCAAAAGATGTCTCAACTGGGACCAGTTTCAAAACCCTTGGGGAGCCTCAAAGGGAATTGGCGAACATAATTACTGCAG GAATCCTAACCAGGTCTTGATGCCATGGTGCCGTGTCATAAGAGAAGGGAGGGTTGTGAGAGAATTCTGCAAAATTCCCAAAT GTCCAACATCAACGGATAATCACCCCACAGCTGAGGATACAG AGCTGACATGTGGCGAGAGGTCCGAACAGAGGCTGAATAAAATTGTGGGTGGTTCTTTCATACCCATAAAGTCACAACCATGGGTGGCTGCTATCTACAAGAATCGTAGTGGCTTCCTTTGTGGTGGCTCTCTCATCTCGCCATGCTGGGTTCTCACTGCTGCACACTGCTTTGAAGATGG TGAGAAAACCGACATCAAGcgtctgtctgtgtacctggGGAAGAGCGCCATTAATGACACAGATGCAATCAGGGAACAGAAGTTCACAGTGGAAAAACTGATCGTCCATCAAAAATATGATGACAACAACTACGACCATGACATAG caCTGTTGAAGATCAGAACTAGAGATGGAAGATGTGCAGTGCGATCAGCGTCTGCACGGACAGTTTGTCTTCCTCCACCTCACACTCACCTGCCTGCAGGATTTCGATGCAGCATTGCAGGATTCGGCAGGGAGAGATTTG GCGCATGGCACTATTCACAGTTACTGAAACAGGCCGAGGTGAAACTCATCTCCCAGACTGACTGTAAGAGTGATTTGTTCTATGGAGATCGCGTCACTGACAACATGCTCTGTGCTGGGAGCCCTGACTGGAGCACTGATGCCTGCGGG GGTGACTCTGGTGGTCCATTGGTGTGTGAAGCATCTGGCCGGATGTTTCTGTTCGGGGTAGTGAGCTGGGGTATTGGCTGCGCCAAGAAGAACAACCCAGGAGTTTACACACAGGTCAGCAACTACAACAAATGGATTGAAGACATAACAGGGCTCCCCAGATACACAGCAGGAGTCATGTATCCCAGAAAATGA